The genomic window CGCGAGCTCGTCGCGGCGCAGGCGCTGTCGGTTGCCCCGGGCAACGTGGTGCCGATGGACACCATCGTCGCCTGGCTGGAGCATAACGGCTACAACCGCTCCTCGACCGTGCGCGAGCCCGGCGAATACGCCGTGCGCGGCGGCATCCTGGACCTGTTTCCGGCCGGTCTCGACCAGCCCGTTCGCTTCGACTTCTTCGGCGACAGCCTGGAGTCGATCCGCTCCTTCGACGCCGAGACCCAGCGCACGCTGCTCGACATGCGTGCGCTCGACCTCGTTCCGATCTCGGAATTTCAGCTCGTCACCGACACCATCCGCCGTTTCCGCATGGGCTATGTCGCCGAATTCGGCGCGCCCGAGCGCGACGACGCGCTGTACGAGGCTGTCAGCGAAGGCCGACGTCATCCTGGCATGGAGCACTGGCTGCCGCTGTTCCAGGACCGGATGGACACGCTGTTCGACTATCTGCAAGGGGCAGCCGTCGCGATCGAGCCGCAGGCCGAGGACGCCGTGCGCGAGCGCTTCAAGCAGATCCTCGACTATTACGAGGCCCGGCGCGAGGCGATGGAGCATCCCGGCGGCGGTGCCATCTACAAGCCGTTGCCGCCTGACAGGCTTTATTTGACCGAGGAGGAATGGGGCAGGCGCCTCGGTGATATCCCGCTGGCGCGGTTGACGCAGTTCTCCGTGCCGGCCGATGGCACGAGTGTCATCGATGCCGGTGCGCGCAAGGGCCGTGACTTCGCGCCGGAGCGCAACGACACCACCGTCAACGTGTTCGAATCCGTGGTCGCGCATGTGATGGCACTGCAGGCCCAGCGCAAGAAGGTCGTGATCGCGCTCTGGACCGAAGGCTCGCGCGACCGCATGACTTCGATGCTGCGCGACCACAAGCTGGCCCACACCACCAGCGTCAACAGCTGGCGGACGGTGCAGGCGACGCCGCGCAACGAGACCATGCTCGCCGTGCTCGGCCTCGAAAGCGGCTTCGAGACCGACGAGATCGCACTGATCAGCGAGCAGGACATCCTCGGCGACCGCCTGGTGCGGCCGCGCAAGGCGAGCCGCAAGCTCGATAATTTCATCTCGGAGGTGACGAGCCTCACTGCCGGCGACATCGTCGTCCACGTCGACCACGGCATCGGCCGCTTCATCGGCCTGCAGACCCTCGATGTCGCCGGTGCGCCGCATGACTGCCTCGAACTGCATTATGCGGCCGAGACGAAGCTGTTCCTCCCGGTCGAAAACATCGAGCTGTTATCCCGCTACGGCTCCGACCAGACCACGGTCGAACTCGATCGCCTGGGCGGCGGCGGTTGGCAGACCCGCAAGGCGAAACTCAAGAACCGCATCCGCGAGATCGCGGGCGAATTGATCAAGATCGCTGCCGCGCGCCATCTGCACGAGGCGCCAAAGCTGCCGGTGCAACCGGGCCTCTACGACGAGTTCTGTGCGCGCTTCCCCTATGACGAGACCGAGGACCAACTGGGTGCGATCGAATCCACCCTGAAGGACCTCGAGCTTGGCCGTCCGATGGACCGGTTGATCTGCGGCGATGTCGGCTTCGGTAAGACCGAGGTGGCGTTGCGCGCGGCCTTTGCCGTCGCGCTCGAAGGCAAGCAGGTCGCCGTCGTGGTGCCGACCACGCTGCTCGCGCGCCAGCACGCAAGGACCTTCACCGAGCGTTTCAAGGGCTTTCCGGTCAACGTGGCGCAGGCCTCGCGCCTAGTCGCGACCAAGGAGCTCAACCTGGTCAAGAAGGGCATCGCCGACGGTTCGGTCGACATCGTCGTCGGCACCCACGCGCTGCTCGGCAAGGCGATCAAGTTCCGCGAGCTCGGCCTCGTCATCGTCGATGAGGAGCAGCATTTTGGCGTCACGCACAAGGAGCGGCTGAAGGCGTTGCGCTCCGAGGTGCACGTGCTGACGCTGTCGGCAACCCCGATCCCGCGCACGCTCCAGCTTGCGCTCACCGGCGTGCGCGAACTCTCGATCATTGCCTCGCCCCCGGTCGACCGCCTCGCGGTCCGCACCTTCGTTGCCCCGCACGATCCGCTGATGATCCGCGAGGCGCTGCTGCGCGAGCGCTATCGCGGCGGCCAGGCGTTCTACGTGGTGCCACGCATCGACGATCTCGCCGAGGTCAAGGATTTCCTCGACAAGAACGTGCCGGAGATGAAGGTCGCGGTTGCGCACGGCCAGATGCCGCCCGCCGTGATCGAGGACATCATGACGGCGTTCTACGACGGCAAGTTCGACATCCTGCTGTCGACCACGATCGTGGAATCCGGCCTCGACATTCCCAACGCCAACACGCTGATCGTGCATCGCGCCGACATGTTTGGCCTCGCCCAGCTCTATCAGCTCCGCGGCCGCGTCGGCCGCTCCAAGCTGCGGGCGTACGCGCTGTTCACGCTGCCGGCGCAGCAGAAGATCACGGCGCAGGCCGAGCGCCGGCTCACCGTGCTGCAGTCGCTGGAGACGCTCGGCGCGGGCTTCCAGCTTGCCTCTCACGACCTCGACATCCGCGGCGCCGGCAATCTGCTCGGCGAGGAGCAGTCCGGCCACATCAAGGAGGTCGGCTTCGAGCTCTATCAATCGATGCTGGAGGAGGCGATCGTCAACCTCAAGGCCGGCGTCTCGGAGCCTGCCGCCGACCGCTGGTCGCCATCGATCACGATCGGCATGCCCGTGCTCATTCCCGAGGACTATGTCGGCGACCTCTCGGTGCGGCTATCGCTGTACCGGCGCCTCGCCGATCTCGACACCGAGGAGGAGATCGAGAATTTTGGCGCCGAGATGCGCGACCGCTTCGGCGTGCTGCCGGACGAGGTGCGCTATCTGTTCAAGGTCGCCGCGATCAAGGCGTTCTGCCGCAGGGCCAATGTCGAGAAGATCGACGCGGGCCCGAAGGGCGCCGTCATCGTCTTCCGCGACAATTCTTTCGCCTATCCCGAGCGCCTGGTGACGTTCATCCGCAGCCACGGCCAGGCCGCCAAGGTGCGCCCCGACATGAAGGTGGTGTTCCTCCAGGACTGGGAGACCCCGGAAGAGCGTCTCGCCGGCACCACGGAGATCATGCGGCAACTGGCGCACCTCGCCGAGAGCAAGAAGGCGGCGTGAGGCTCCGGTCTCACCACGTCATTGCGAGGAGCCCTTGCGACGAAGCAATCCAGAATCTTTCCGCGGAGAGAGCCTGGATTGCTTCGCTTCGCTCGCAATGACGGTGCTTGTTGCGCCAGCCGGCGAGAAAACTACGACGCCGCGCGCGACGCGTCAGCGGACAGCCGCGCCAGCAGCGACCGTGCCGTATCCGACGGCGACAGCGAGTCCACGCTGACCACGGGATCGCTGCGCATCTCGTGCTTGCCGTTCGACGTATGCCGCATCACCGCGGACAGCCGGCGCGCAATCATGTGCGCCGTGCGGAAGTCGGTCTCCGCGAACACCACGATCACCGAGCCGTCCTTCTGTGCCGCGCCAAAATCCATCTGCCGCATCAGGCGGCTGAGGATGCGCGCGGCATCTAACTGGGCGCGGGGGTTATTGGGATCGAAGGCGAAGCGGGCGACGGAGAGGCCGCCGCCGCGGGCCAGCGCCTGCTCCACCGCCTTGGCAAAATCGCGGGCGAAGGCTTCCACCGTGAGCAGGCCGCTGCGCGGATCGAGCCAGCCGCCGGCGTCGATCGAGCGCAGCGTGCGGCTCAGCTGCGCTTCCATCGCATGCTGGCGGATCAGCGGCAGTGCATTGGCGGCGACCTTCACCGGCTCGCCGGAGATCAGCTCGAGATTGGGCAGATCGTAGCTCTGCGCAAGCTGGTGTGCGGTGACGACGACGGGCAGGTTGCGGAAGCGGGTATCCTCGGCGAGCACCGTCAGGAAGGCATCGGCGACGCGCGCTGTAAAGCCTTCGGCGAGCACGACGCCGTCGAGGTCGCGCGTGTTGAGATGCTTGGCAGCGGCTTCGATCGAGAGCGCGCCGATGACGCCGACGCGTTCGCCGAGCGCGACCGAGAGCGCAGGATAGGTCTCGCCACGGCCGATCAGGAGCACGGTGGCATCGCGTGCGGGATCGGCCCCAGGCAGCGAGACCGTCGCCTCCGGCAGCCGGCGCAGCACGGTGGCATGAAGGGTGCGCACACGCAGCGCGGCGCGGAGCCGCGCGATCAGGCGGTCGGGATTGCCGCTGCGTGAGGCGAAGGGCAGGGCGTTGGGAGGCAGCGTGCCCGCGGCATCCATGGCCACGAAGGGAAGGTAGGGCGATTGGCTGGCGATCTTCTTCGCGAGCGGCGCGATGTGCGGCTCGTGTCCGGCATGCATCGCCGCGAGAACCGCGGCCGGTTGCACCTGCTCCACCGCGCGTGCGGCGCTGGCCCAGTCGGTGTCGACCACGGGAAAGAGCCTGGCCTCGTCCAGCGCCGCAATGAAGGGCGGCCGTTCGACATTGGACACAAACAGGATCGGGCCCGCCTGGGACATTGCAAACTCTGATCGCGCAACAGGTGCCGCGCAATCTAGTTTGGCCGCCTTAATGCGGCGTCAACGGAACGGGTGAAACTGGGCCTAGACCGGCCCCGAGCGGTCGCGAAAAGCCTCGACCATCAGGGGGTTAAGCCCGAGCTCGCTGAGCGCCTCGCGGGCGCGGGCATTGTCCTGGGCCCGGCCTGCCAGCCGGTGGCCGGAGAGACGGTCGGGCAGTGCGGTGAGCAGGGCACCCTGGCCGAGCCGGCGGGCCCATTCCTGGAGGTCGTTGGAGAGGAAGCGATAGCCGCCGACGGCCATGATGCCGGAGGGCGGCGCGGTGATGCAGATCGCGCCGCTCGGACGGTCGAGCCGCGCGGCATAGCCGGTGTCGACATAGTCACGCGGCGGCTGCGCGGTCAACGTCTCGCCGACCGGCTGCGGCGGCGCGTAGGCCGCGATCGGCACCATCGGCCCGCGCAGGCCGAGCGTCCCCTTCGGGGTCAGCAGGATCTCGCCGGCGATGGAGGAGCCGGACTGCTCGCGCGGGGCGCCATGCGGCCCCGGCATCACCGCGACAGGCATGCCGTCCTCGCCGCGGCGGACGCCGAACAGGCCGGCCTCGCCGAACAGATAGACATCCGTGAGCGGCGCATGCGGCGCGATCCAGGCATCGCTTGCGGCCACCTGCTCGGGCGCGCGCCAGAGGCCGATGACGTTGCGTAAGGTGGGCATCCGCGCCGCGAGATCGGAATCGCCGAGGCGGAGCGCGAGCTGGGCAGGTGCGATCAGCACCTCGCATTCGTGCTGGTTGATCTGCTGCTCCAGCACTTCGATCTCGAAGGGATGATGCAGCGCCAGCGTGCCGCCCGAGAGCAGCCACACTGCGAGCGAAGAGGCCAGCCCCGCGAACGACATCGGCGCGAACGCCGCCATCACGGTCGCGCCCTGCTTGACGTCGGCTTCGAGCGACATCGCCAACCCGCCGGCGATCAGGCTGAAATGCGGCCGCGGCACCGGGCGAAAACCTTCCGCGGTGACGTCGAAGGAAATCATCGCCGCCTTGCGGCCGTCCTGGATCACGGTGCGCGTGGTGCCGGGCGGGCGGGCCAGCACGCCGTCGAGCGAAGCCATGCCTTCGGGCAGATCGGTGCCGAAGCCGCAGACGTGACGGATCGAGAAGGCTTCGGCCGCCGCATGCATCGCAAGGTCGGCATAGCTGACGCCGTCGACCGTGCTCATGGTAACGATGGCGCGCGCGGCGGTGCGGTTGAGCGCGGCGGTCAGTTCCGCGTGCCGCCACAGCAGCGGCAGCACGGCGACGACGAGGCCGGCGCGATGGGCGGCGAGCACCGTCAGCACGAACTCGACCGTGTTGGGCAGCTGGATCGCGATGACGGAATTGGCCGGCAGGCCGGATTCTACGAAATATGCCGACAGCGCCTCGATCGCCGTGTCGGCCTCGGCGTAGGTCATCCGCCGCGGCTGGTGCCCGGTCACGCGCGCCTTGTTGAGGGGATCGAGCAAAGCGAGCGCGTGCGGCTGCCGGGTCAGCGTGCGCTGAAACAGCGTGTCGAGCGTCGGCGATGTTGCTGGCTGGTTCACGGCGTCACTTTGCTTGATGAGCTTGCGGCTGCCCCTTCGACCACCAGGTCTCCGGCAAATAGCCGGACAGCGAAGTGGCCTTGGGCCGTTCTATCCGATTCCAGCGCGCGATCCATTGCTCGGATACGTTAAACACGGGGATTGTGTAGAAGCCCGCGATCAGAGCGCGGTCGAGCGCGCGCACCGCCGAGACGAAATCCGTATGTTCACGGGCCTCCAGCAGGGCGGCGATCATGGCATCGACGGCGGGATCCCTGGCGCCCATGTAGTTGCGGGTCCCCGGATTGTCGGCGGCTGCGCTGCCCCAATAAAAATACTGCTCATTGCCGGGCGACAGCGACTGGTCCCAGCGGTTCTGGATCATGTCGAACTCGTAAGCGAGCCGGCGCTGATCGAACTGTACGGGATCGACCGACCGAACGGTCGTCTCGATGCCGGCGCGCTTGAGGTCGCGCTGGAAGGCGAGCGCGACGCGCTCCTGGTCGCGGGTCGTGACCATGATCTCGAAGGTGAAGGGCGCCTTGGTCGCGCGGTTGCGCATCACGCCGCCGTCGAGATCGTAGCCGGCCTCGGACAACAGCTTCAGCGCGGCGCGCAGCGTGGTGCGGTCGCGTCCCGAGCCGTCGGTGACCGGCAGGCGGTAGCTGCCGTCCATGATGTCGGGCGGGATCTGCGCGGCGAAGGGTTTCAGCAGCACACGCTCGCGCGCATCCGCAGGGCGGCCGTAGGCTGATAGTTCCGAGCCGGCGAAATAGCCGGCGACGCGCGAATAGAGCCCGAAGAAATAGTTGCGGTTGACCAGCTCGAAATCGAACAGCAGCGTCAGCGCCTTGCGCACACGGATGTCGGCGAAGACCGGACGGCGGGTGTTGAACACCAGGAATTCCGAAGGCTGCGGTACCCCCGGCTTGATGGTGTCGCGGATCACTTCGCCGCTTCTGGCGGCCGGAAAATCATAGCCGTCGTGCCAGCGCAGGGGCTCGTGTTCGACACGGAAATCATAGAGACCGCGCTTGAACGCCTCGAACTGGCCGTTGGCCTCGCGAAAATAGTCGAGCCTGATCTCGTCGAAATTGTAGAGCCCGCGATTGATCGGCAAATCACGGCCCCAATAGTCGGGATTGCGGGTCAGCGTCACGCTGGCGCCGGGCTTCACCGCCGTGACGCGATAGGGGCCGGAGCCGACCGGGCCCGTCAGCGTCGTCTCCTCGAAGCTGGCGACGTCGACTGCATGCTTCGGCAGGATCGGCATCAGGCCGAGGATCAGTGAGAGCTCGCGGTCATTGGCATCGGTGAGGTCGAAGCGGACGGTGAGGGGATCGGGCGCCTCGGCCTTCGCGACCTTGGCGTAATACTGCCGGTGATTGGGACGGCCGTGGTCGCGCAAGAGCTGCCAGGAGAACAGCACGTCTTCGGCGAGCACGGGTTTGCCGTCGGAGAAGCGGGCGCGCGGATCGAGGTGGAACGTGACAAAGGTCCGGTCGTCGTTGGTTTCGACGGTCCTGGCGAGCAGACCATAAAGTGCGAACGGCTCGTCCTGGCCGCGCGCGAGCAGGCTCTCGACCACGTAGCTCCGCACCTGCTGCACGGCCAACCCTCTCACGA from Bradyrhizobium zhanjiangense includes these protein-coding regions:
- the mfd gene encoding transcription-repair coupling factor is translated as MKQGMKSPAELLTPGRALTLANVAEGAEGLVVSDLARAIAARPKKPAVSLAVVCRDGPRMQQLERALQFFAPDLPVLIFPAWDCQPYDRVSPHGGILAQRLTTLARLASLTGSDKPLIVLTTVNAVVQRVPARELVAAQALSVAPGNVVPMDTIVAWLEHNGYNRSSTVREPGEYAVRGGILDLFPAGLDQPVRFDFFGDSLESIRSFDAETQRTLLDMRALDLVPISEFQLVTDTIRRFRMGYVAEFGAPERDDALYEAVSEGRRHPGMEHWLPLFQDRMDTLFDYLQGAAVAIEPQAEDAVRERFKQILDYYEARREAMEHPGGGAIYKPLPPDRLYLTEEEWGRRLGDIPLARLTQFSVPADGTSVIDAGARKGRDFAPERNDTTVNVFESVVAHVMALQAQRKKVVIALWTEGSRDRMTSMLRDHKLAHTTSVNSWRTVQATPRNETMLAVLGLESGFETDEIALISEQDILGDRLVRPRKASRKLDNFISEVTSLTAGDIVVHVDHGIGRFIGLQTLDVAGAPHDCLELHYAAETKLFLPVENIELLSRYGSDQTTVELDRLGGGGWQTRKAKLKNRIREIAGELIKIAAARHLHEAPKLPVQPGLYDEFCARFPYDETEDQLGAIESTLKDLELGRPMDRLICGDVGFGKTEVALRAAFAVALEGKQVAVVVPTTLLARQHARTFTERFKGFPVNVAQASRLVATKELNLVKKGIADGSVDIVVGTHALLGKAIKFRELGLVIVDEEQHFGVTHKERLKALRSEVHVLTLSATPIPRTLQLALTGVRELSIIASPPVDRLAVRTFVAPHDPLMIREALLRERYRGGQAFYVVPRIDDLAEVKDFLDKNVPEMKVAVAHGQMPPAVIEDIMTAFYDGKFDILLSTTIVESGLDIPNANTLIVHRADMFGLAQLYQLRGRVGRSKLRAYALFTLPAQQKITAQAERRLTVLQSLETLGAGFQLASHDLDIRGAGNLLGEEQSGHIKEVGFELYQSMLEEAIVNLKAGVSEPAADRWSPSITIGMPVLIPEDYVGDLSVRLSLYRRLADLDTEEEIENFGAEMRDRFGVLPDEVRYLFKVAAIKAFCRRANVEKIDAGPKGAVIVFRDNSFAYPERLVTFIRSHGQAAKVRPDMKVVFLQDWETPEERLAGTTEIMRQLAHLAESKKAA
- a CDS encoding GGDEF domain-containing protein, with protein sequence MSQAGPILFVSNVERPPFIAALDEARLFPVVDTDWASAARAVEQVQPAAVLAAMHAGHEPHIAPLAKKIASQSPYLPFVAMDAAGTLPPNALPFASRSGNPDRLIARLRAALRVRTLHATVLRRLPEATVSLPGADPARDATVLLIGRGETYPALSVALGERVGVIGALSIEAAAKHLNTRDLDGVVLAEGFTARVADAFLTVLAEDTRFRNLPVVVTAHQLAQSYDLPNLELISGEPVKVAANALPLIRQHAMEAQLSRTLRSIDAGGWLDPRSGLLTVEAFARDFAKAVEQALARGGGLSVARFAFDPNNPRAQLDAARILSRLMRQMDFGAAQKDGSVIVVFAETDFRTAHMIARRLSAVMRHTSNGKHEMRSDPVVSVDSLSPSDTARSLLARLSADASRAAS
- a CDS encoding AMP-binding protein, translating into MNQPATSPTLDTLFQRTLTRQPHALALLDPLNKARVTGHQPRRMTYAEADTAIEALSAYFVESGLPANSVIAIQLPNTVEFVLTVLAAHRAGLVVAVLPLLWRHAELTAALNRTAARAIVTMSTVDGVSYADLAMHAAAEAFSIRHVCGFGTDLPEGMASLDGVLARPPGTTRTVIQDGRKAAMISFDVTAEGFRPVPRPHFSLIAGGLAMSLEADVKQGATVMAAFAPMSFAGLASSLAVWLLSGGTLALHHPFEIEVLEQQINQHECEVLIAPAQLALRLGDSDLAARMPTLRNVIGLWRAPEQVAASDAWIAPHAPLTDVYLFGEAGLFGVRRGEDGMPVAVMPGPHGAPREQSGSSIAGEILLTPKGTLGLRGPMVPIAAYAPPQPVGETLTAQPPRDYVDTGYAARLDRPSGAICITAPPSGIMAVGGYRFLSNDLQEWARRLGQGALLTALPDRLSGHRLAGRAQDNARAREALSELGLNPLMVEAFRDRSGPV
- a CDS encoding extracellular solute-binding protein, with the protein product MFMFQRLFEGPGRRLCRLAPALVLALSVGLSAGGARAEEAHAIAMHGKPAMPADFTHVPYANPDAPKGGRLTWGVLGTFDSLNPFIVRGLAVQQVRSYVVESLLARGQDEPFALYGLLARTVETNDDRTFVTFHLDPRARFSDGKPVLAEDVLFSWQLLRDHGRPNHRQYYAKVAKAEAPDPLTVRFDLTDANDRELSLILGLMPILPKHAVDVASFEETTLTGPVGSGPYRVTAVKPGASVTLTRNPDYWGRDLPINRGLYNFDEIRLDYFREANGQFEAFKRGLYDFRVEHEPLRWHDGYDFPAARSGEVIRDTIKPGVPQPSEFLVFNTRRPVFADIRVRKALTLLFDFELVNRNYFFGLYSRVAGYFAGSELSAYGRPADARERVLLKPFAAQIPPDIMDGSYRLPVTDGSGRDRTTLRAALKLLSEAGYDLDGGVMRNRATKAPFTFEIMVTTRDQERVALAFQRDLKRAGIETTVRSVDPVQFDQRRLAYEFDMIQNRWDQSLSPGNEQYFYWGSAAADNPGTRNYMGARDPAVDAMIAALLEAREHTDFVSAVRALDRALIAGFYTIPVFNVSEQWIARWNRIERPKATSLSGYLPETWWSKGQPQAHQAK